A part of Candidatus Moraniibacteriota bacterium genomic DNA contains:
- a CDS encoding ribosome-binding factor A → MASLRLEKVNELLREELGKILSAEVSLKTGVFVTIAKVRVTPNLKQARVSVSAFPENETEYVMKSLEYELYKIQGLLNRRLHMRPLPRIIFENDVTERSAQVVEEMLIELKKEQDETVSL, encoded by the coding sequence ATGGCATCTTTGCGTCTTGAGAAGGTGAATGAACTTTTGCGAGAGGAATTGGGGAAGATTCTCTCAGCGGAAGTTTCCTTGAAAACAGGTGTTTTTGTGACGATTGCCAAGGTTCGTGTTACGCCAAATTTGAAACAGGCTCGAGTTTCAGTGAGCGCTTTTCCGGAAAACGAGACAGAATATGTGATGAAGTCGCTTGAATACGAGCTCTACAAAATTCAAGGGCTCCTTAATCGACGTCTTCATATGCGTCCGTTGCCGCGGATTATCTTTGAGAACGACGTGACAGAGCGAAGTGCGCAGGTTGTCGAAGAAATGCTCATTGAGCTGAAG
- a CDS encoding alpha/beta hydrolase: MKNAILVPGRPDKEEYYDPKCPTNSNNHWFPWLSKQLQINDVFAVAIELPEPWRPRYDTWKKEFERFDITPETVLVGHSCGGGFLIRWLSENRDKKVSKVVLVAPWLNPENNPIYDTADFFEFEIDRGLVERTEGVTLFNSDNDDITIHKSVQIIRDKVKGIDYKEFHSYGHFCLKDMKTGEFSELVEECLR; encoded by the coding sequence ATGAAGAATGCGATTTTAGTTCCAGGCAGACCAGATAAAGAGGAATATTACGACCCAAAGTGTCCAACGAATAGTAATAATCACTGGTTTCCTTGGTTATCAAAGCAACTTCAAATTAATGATGTGTTTGCAGTAGCAATTGAGCTGCCAGAACCTTGGAGGCCTCGTTATGATACTTGGAAGAAAGAGTTTGAAAGGTTTGATATCACGCCAGAGACAGTCTTAGTTGGCCATAGTTGCGGAGGTGGTTTTTTGATTCGTTGGTTGAGTGAGAATAGAGATAAAAAAGTTAGTAAGGTTGTTTTGGTTGCACCTTGGCTCAATCCTGAAAATAATCCTATTTATGACACGGCTGATTTCTTTGAGTTTGAGATAGACCGGGGACTAGTTGAACGTACGGAGGGTGTCACTCTATTCAATTCGGACAATGATGATATTACTATTCATAAATCAGTTCAAATTATTCGAGACAAGGTTAAGGGTATTGATTATAAAGAGTTTCACAGCTACGGACATTTCTGCCTCAAAGATATGAAAACAGGGGAGTTTTCGGAATTGGTCGAGGAGTGTCTAAGATAA
- the ftsH gene encoding ATP-dependent zinc metalloprotease FtsH codes for MNKLFKNIGAIVITFLFVSGIIILYQSPKGRPADISLNELVSEINDAKVSTVDVSGNSLAIELKGGDKQKATKETEGSLTETLRNYGVDTDKLKDVKITVKEDSGATLWLGAILPFLLPFFLIAGFIWFMMKQAQRGNAQALSFGMSRARMLDPKNKKKRVTFADVAGAVEAKNELQEVVEFLKHPKKFLAIGARIPKGVLLLGSPGTGKTLMAKAVAGEAKVPFFNISGSEFVEMFVGVGASRVRDLFKQAKKNAPAIVFIDEIDAVGRHRGAGLGGGHDEREQTLNQILVEMDGFETETNVIVIASTNRPDVLDPALLRPGRFDRRVMMDLPDINEREAILDIHVKNKPVEEKVRLRTIAERTPGFSGADLSNLVNEAAILSARRDKKEIGAVELAESIEKVILGPERRSRAINPKEKEIIAYHEGGHALVAASLPHADPVHKVSIISRGHAGGYTLAVPTEDKTLQSFSHFRDELATFLGGYASEKLVFGDVTTGPSSDLERATQMARNIVTRFGMSTLGPRTFGKKDEMIFLGREMHEERNYSEKTAEAIDAEVSRLVGDAFAQATNILTEKRDTLNRIARTLLEKETLEKDEFAALVRGEAIVSASPQEEGVKK; via the coding sequence ATGAACAAGCTTTTCAAAAATATCGGTGCTATTGTTATTACTTTCCTTTTTGTTTCCGGCATTATTATTCTCTATCAGTCTCCCAAGGGGCGTCCCGCAGACATTTCCCTCAACGAGCTGGTATCCGAAATAAACGATGCAAAAGTATCTACGGTAGACGTGAGTGGGAATTCTCTTGCTATAGAGCTCAAAGGCGGCGATAAACAAAAGGCGACCAAAGAGACCGAAGGATCGCTCACGGAAACGCTTCGCAATTATGGCGTTGATACAGACAAATTGAAAGACGTGAAGATAACCGTTAAGGAGGATTCGGGTGCGACGCTGTGGCTTGGCGCCATCCTTCCTTTTCTTTTGCCATTTTTCCTGATCGCTGGTTTTATTTGGTTTATGATGAAGCAGGCACAGCGGGGCAATGCTCAAGCGCTTTCTTTTGGCATGAGCCGTGCGCGTATGCTCGATCCCAAGAACAAGAAAAAACGCGTCACCTTTGCTGATGTTGCTGGCGCGGTAGAGGCAAAGAATGAGCTTCAGGAAGTCGTTGAATTTTTGAAGCATCCTAAGAAATTTCTCGCAATTGGGGCACGTATTCCGAAAGGGGTGCTTCTTCTGGGTTCTCCCGGAACTGGGAAGACCTTGATGGCAAAAGCGGTTGCTGGCGAGGCAAAAGTTCCCTTCTTCAATATTAGCGGCTCGGAATTTGTGGAGATGTTTGTTGGTGTAGGAGCAAGTCGTGTCCGTGATCTTTTCAAACAGGCGAAGAAGAACGCGCCAGCCATCGTGTTTATCGATGAGATAGACGCGGTTGGTCGACATCGCGGTGCTGGTTTGGGTGGCGGACATGATGAGCGTGAGCAGACGCTCAATCAGATTCTCGTTGAGATGGATGGCTTTGAAACAGAAACAAATGTTATTGTCATTGCCTCAACCAATCGCCCGGATGTCCTTGATCCAGCGCTCCTTCGTCCAGGTCGCTTTGATCGTCGGGTTATGATGGACCTCCCGGACATTAATGAGCGTGAAGCGATACTCGATATTCACGTCAAAAACAAGCCAGTGGAAGAAAAAGTTCGCCTGCGTACTATCGCTGAGCGTACCCCCGGCTTTTCTGGTGCTGACCTCTCCAATCTTGTAAACGAAGCGGCTATTCTCTCCGCGAGGCGGGACAAGAAGGAAATCGGAGCTGTAGAGCTTGCCGAATCGATTGAAAAGGTAATTTTGGGACCTGAACGACGGAGTCGCGCCATCAATCCAAAGGAAAAAGAAATCATCGCGTATCATGAAGGCGGACATGCTTTGGTTGCGGCGAGCCTCCCTCACGCTGATCCTGTCCACAAAGTTTCCATTATTTCTCGCGGACATGCGGGTGGGTATACACTTGCTGTCCCGACCGAAGACAAGACGCTCCAGTCATTTAGTCACTTCAGAGATGAACTGGCGACATTTCTTGGTGGTTATGCAAGTGAAAAGCTGGTTTTTGGTGATGTGACGACTGGTCCATCAAGTGATCTTGAACGTGCAACGCAAATGGCGCGCAATATTGTGACGCGCTTCGGTATGAGCACCCTTGGTCCGCGCACATTTGGCAAGAAGGATGAGATGATATTTCTGGGTCGCGAAATGCATGAAGAACGCAATTATTCGGAGAAAACCGCCGAGGCGATTGATGCTGAAGTTTCTCGATTGGTTGGTGACGCCTTTGCACAGGCGACGAATATTCTGACCGAAAAGCGCGATACATTGAATCGTATTGCCAGGACACTCCTCGAAAAGGAAACTCTCGAGAAAGATGAATTCGCTGCCCTGGTTCGCGGAGAAGCGATAGTGTCGGCATCTCCTCAGGAAGAGGGAGTGAAGAAATAG
- the tilS gene encoding tRNA lysidine(34) synthetase TilS — MSSFLKNIQNTAHHFALWKRRDAFVVAVSGGPDSMCLLDCLVLLGKKYEWRLHIAHVNYSLRGEESDADEKLVRERADFYGIPLTVLHPEVSSDTSNLEARLRTIRYEFFETLRIQLGFDAIAVAHTQDDQAETVLLRLLRGAGLRGLGAMRFREGVVIRPFLFVTKSDILRYLEEKSLPFRIDQSNTDSRFTRNRIRHELLPLLETFNPNIRSTLARSALSLADDADVLTTSLNQSGVLQKNDENRAFVLDASAFGMLSIASQRAFLRAFIEEVSGVCEFPPSFSVIEEIRKFIASTKNKMAEKSFHGLKFTRRGAKVSVLLEKK; from the coding sequence ATGTCGTCTTTTTTGAAAAATATTCAGAATACAGCTCATCACTTCGCGCTCTGGAAACGCAGAGACGCTTTTGTGGTTGCTGTGTCTGGCGGTCCGGACAGTATGTGCTTGCTCGATTGCTTGGTTCTTCTCGGAAAGAAATACGAGTGGAGGCTTCATATTGCTCATGTGAATTATTCGCTTCGTGGTGAAGAATCCGATGCAGATGAAAAGCTTGTTCGAGAACGTGCTGATTTTTACGGCATCCCACTTACTGTGCTTCATCCAGAAGTTTCGAGCGATACGAGTAATCTTGAAGCACGTCTGCGAACGATTCGGTATGAATTTTTTGAAACACTTCGGATACAGCTTGGTTTTGACGCTATTGCCGTCGCGCACACGCAAGATGATCAAGCGGAGACGGTGCTCCTAAGGCTTCTTCGTGGTGCAGGGCTTCGTGGTCTGGGAGCGATGCGTTTTCGAGAAGGTGTTGTTATTCGGCCGTTTCTTTTTGTGACAAAATCAGATATTCTCCGCTATCTTGAAGAAAAGTCCCTTCCCTTTCGCATCGATCAAAGCAATACTGATTCGCGTTTCACTCGCAATCGTATTCGGCACGAACTTCTGCCTCTCCTTGAAACTTTCAATCCAAATATTCGATCGACACTTGCCCGATCAGCACTGTCACTTGCGGATGATGCGGATGTGCTCACAACGAGTCTCAATCAATCAGGAGTTCTTCAAAAGAATGATGAAAACAGAGCCTTTGTTCTCGATGCATCGGCTTTTGGAATGCTTTCCATTGCATCCCAAAGGGCGTTTCTGCGAGCATTTATCGAGGAAGTTAGTGGTGTATGTGAGTTTCCCCCTTCTTTTTCAGTGATTGAAGAAATTCGGAAATTCATCGCAAGTACGAAGAACAAAATGGCGGAAAAGTCCTTTCACGGCTTGAAATTCACTCGAAGAGGTGCTAAGGTGTCTGTACTTCTTGAGAAAAAGTAG
- a CDS encoding guanylate kinase gives MKSKLFIVSGPSGAGEDSIISRLEIKLSIERVITTTARAPRAGESEGNPYYFLSEDAFEAGIREQRFLEYTRQYNGNLYGVTFDEIERVRNSGKIGIWKIEWKGVIAAKKLFPDIVAIFVTVPSLDILEARIRRRDPHVTDAYIAERMDYTREWLRHTDIYDYTVVNGEGRLDDAVQQTLDIIQKHV, from the coding sequence ATGAAATCGAAACTTTTTATTGTTTCCGGGCCGTCCGGCGCTGGGGAAGATTCTATTATTTCTCGATTGGAAATCAAGCTTTCCATTGAGCGTGTTATTACGACGACGGCGCGTGCTCCTCGAGCGGGTGAATCCGAGGGAAATCCCTACTATTTTCTTTCCGAAGACGCGTTTGAAGCGGGTATTCGGGAGCAGAGATTTCTCGAATACACGCGCCAATACAATGGCAATCTCTACGGCGTCACCTTTGACGAAATTGAACGCGTGCGGAATTCCGGCAAGATTGGTATTTGGAAGATAGAATGGAAAGGCGTCATCGCTGCCAAGAAGCTCTTTCCTGATATTGTCGCTATTTTTGTCACGGTGCCATCGCTCGATATTCTCGAGGCGCGTATTCGTCGCCGTGATCCACATGTGACCGATGCCTATATTGCCGAGCGCATGGACTATACGCGCGAGTGGCTCCGGCATACCGATATTTACGACTACACAGTCGTGAATGGAGAAGGACGACTCGATGATGCTGTCCAGCAAACCCTTGACATCATCCAGAAGCATGTTTGA
- the glmS gene encoding glutamine--fructose-6-phosphate transaminase (isomerizing), with protein MCGVVGYMAASGGDAVEAGVNALLKLEYRGYDSAGIAALSGGVLHIAKKKGGINEGLVPEISEQQSSGDFPSVAPIAILHTRWATHGGATDANAHPHADCSGRIAVVHNGIVENYRELKDELVALGHTFQSETDTEVIAHLIEESRKTTPSLLEAIRTALVRLRGTYGLLVLGADEPKSLFVAKQGSPLLVGVGEHEYIVASDPSAILSRTRDVFFLEDGELCHITENNHTLSRLDGRYAATKAIETLEWSLEEAEKGGYPHFMLKEIMEQPRVIEDALRGRLTEGAATARLGGLTSVDKTLGKIRSFQFVSCGTSLHAGMVGEYLLEDIAGKSAKATPASEFRYKNPVLDAETALIALSQSGETADTLAAVEEAQRKGALALGIVNVVGSTIARKTDAGIYTHAGPEISVASTKAFTSQLAVLSCLALSLGRRGALSLAAGKDFARHLRQIPDKIQQIFTQTDAIRSVSEHFSSCDDFFYLGRRYSAPVAFEGALKIKEIAYVHAEAYPAGEMKHGPLALVEDGFPCVFVVPQDSVYEKTVSNMQEVKARKGRIIAVTTQGNTELLDKGLADECFFIPETIEPLSPLLSIIPLQLFAYFVAAARGEAIDRPRNLAKSVTVE; from the coding sequence ATGTGTGGAGTCGTGGGCTATATGGCAGCGTCTGGAGGAGATGCGGTCGAGGCGGGAGTGAATGCGTTGTTGAAGCTCGAGTATCGCGGATATGATAGCGCGGGCATTGCCGCACTCTCTGGCGGAGTGCTCCATATTGCCAAGAAGAAAGGTGGTATCAATGAAGGGCTCGTTCCGGAAATCAGCGAGCAACAATCGTCGGGAGACTTCCCTTCTGTTGCGCCGATTGCCATTCTTCATACGCGTTGGGCGACACATGGTGGAGCGACGGATGCCAACGCGCATCCGCATGCGGATTGTTCGGGGCGGATAGCGGTTGTTCACAATGGCATTGTCGAGAACTATCGTGAGCTCAAAGATGAACTTGTGGCTCTCGGCCACACCTTTCAGTCGGAAACCGATACGGAAGTCATTGCGCACCTCATAGAGGAATCACGGAAAACAACGCCTTCGCTCTTGGAGGCAATACGAACAGCGCTTGTGCGATTGCGGGGCACATACGGTCTCTTGGTACTCGGAGCAGATGAGCCAAAGAGTCTCTTTGTAGCGAAACAAGGGAGTCCTCTTCTTGTGGGCGTGGGAGAACACGAATATATTGTCGCGTCGGATCCATCGGCGATATTGTCACGGACACGTGACGTGTTCTTCCTCGAAGATGGCGAGCTCTGCCATATAACGGAAAATAACCATACGCTCTCGCGTCTTGATGGACGCTATGCAGCGACAAAAGCCATTGAGACGCTTGAATGGTCGCTCGAAGAAGCGGAGAAGGGTGGCTATCCGCACTTCATGCTCAAGGAAATCATGGAACAACCTCGCGTTATCGAAGATGCGCTTCGCGGGCGACTCACAGAAGGCGCGGCGACGGCTCGGCTCGGCGGGCTAACGAGTGTGGACAAAACTTTGGGGAAGATTCGCTCATTTCAGTTTGTTTCGTGTGGGACATCACTTCATGCGGGGATGGTGGGCGAATATCTTCTGGAAGATATTGCTGGGAAATCTGCCAAGGCGACACCTGCTTCGGAATTTCGCTACAAGAACCCGGTGCTCGACGCGGAAACGGCGCTTATTGCGCTTTCGCAGTCCGGCGAAACAGCCGATACACTTGCGGCAGTCGAAGAGGCGCAGCGGAAGGGTGCCTTGGCACTTGGCATTGTCAATGTTGTCGGCTCGACCATCGCCAGGAAGACCGATGCTGGTATATACACGCATGCCGGGCCGGAAATCTCTGTGGCGTCGACCAAAGCGTTCACGTCTCAGCTCGCGGTGCTTTCGTGCTTAGCACTCTCTCTCGGGCGTCGCGGAGCACTCTCGCTTGCGGCTGGCAAGGACTTTGCTCGACATCTCCGGCAGATTCCTGACAAGATACAACAGATTTTTACACAGACAGATGCGATACGGAGTGTCTCGGAGCACTTCTCGAGTTGCGATGACTTCTTTTATCTCGGGCGTCGGTACAGTGCGCCGGTTGCCTTTGAAGGCGCGCTCAAGATTAAAGAAATCGCCTATGTTCATGCCGAAGCCTATCCGGCAGGAGAGATGAAGCATGGGCCATTGGCACTTGTCGAAGACGGCTTCCCCTGCGTTTTCGTGGTTCCGCAGGACAGTGTGTATGAGAAAACCGTGAGCAATATGCAGGAAGTCAAAGCGCGAAAGGGGCGAATCATCGCCGTTACGACCCAAGGCAATACGGAGCTTCTCGACAAAGGGCTTGCAGACGAGTGTTTCTTCATTCCCGAGACAATCGAACCTCTTTCCCCTCTCCTTTCTATCATCCCGCTTCAACTCTTTGCCTACTTTGTCGCCGCGGCACGCGGTGAGGCAATCGATCGCCCGAGGAATCTCGCCAAAAGCGTGACCGTGGAATAA